The proteins below come from a single Chitinophaga pinensis DSM 2588 genomic window:
- the sufC gene encoding Fe-S cluster assembly ATPase SufC: protein MLTIKNLHAEVDGKKILKGINLEIRKGEMHAIMGPNGSGKSSLSSVLAGRENYTVTEGEVIFEGKNLLDLSPEDRAREGLFLAFQYPVEIPGVSNLHFLKTALNEIRTYHNLPPLESKEFLKLTKEKQQLVDFNANLMNRSLNEGFSGGEKKRNEVFQLAMLDPKLAILDETDSGLDIDALRIVAAGVNKLRSADKAFMVITHYQRLLEYIVPDFVHVLYNGQIVKTGTKELALELEEKGYDWLKEEVHQKESV, encoded by the coding sequence ATGCTGACGATTAAAAATCTGCACGCAGAAGTAGACGGTAAAAAGATCCTGAAAGGCATCAACCTGGAAATCAGGAAAGGTGAAATGCACGCCATCATGGGCCCTAACGGCTCAGGAAAGAGCTCATTGTCTTCTGTGTTAGCGGGTCGTGAAAATTATACTGTGACAGAAGGCGAAGTGATCTTCGAAGGTAAAAACCTGCTGGATCTGTCTCCGGAAGACCGTGCACGTGAAGGCCTGTTCCTGGCATTCCAGTACCCGGTTGAGATCCCAGGCGTATCTAACCTGCACTTCCTCAAGACGGCCTTGAATGAGATCAGGACTTACCACAATCTGCCTCCGCTGGAATCCAAAGAATTCCTGAAGCTGACCAAAGAAAAACAGCAACTGGTAGATTTTAACGCCAACCTGATGAACCGCTCTCTGAATGAAGGTTTCTCCGGCGGTGAGAAAAAAAGGAATGAAGTATTCCAGCTGGCTATGCTCGACCCGAAATTAGCGATCCTGGATGAAACTGATTCCGGCCTGGATATTGACGCACTGCGTATCGTTGCAGCCGGCGTTAATAAACTGCGCAGTGCAGATAAGGCTTTTATGGTTATTACCCACTACCAGCGTTTGCTGGAATACATCGTGCCTGACTTCGTACACGTACTGTACAATGGTCAGATCGTAAAGACCGGCACCAAAGAACTGGCGCTGGAACTGGAAGAGAAAGGCTACGACTGGCTGAAGGAAGAGGTACACCAGAAAGAATCTGTATAA
- a CDS encoding DUF6089 family protein: MKNRLSRAAWKRVVVVLLICAPFSGFAQYWQAGGFIGTSNYSGDLVQTKVDLKYTRFALGVFVKRDINRYLTIRGGLSYGRIAGADSTNRDTFLLKRNLSFRSPIWEGQLGFEFNFLDLDEKKITPYVFASVALFSFYPTTKDSLGNTVNLRPLGTEGQGLAAYPTRKEYNLRQISIPFGAGVKILLTENWIAGFEFGLRKTFTDYLDDVSLTYVDRNTLVRTRGQKAANFAYRGDEVTLGSHVTPGTYPADGTTRGSDKYKDWYIFSGFTLSYRFGGGSNAHNNWKRQKVSQCPRF; this comes from the coding sequence TTGAAGAATCGTTTATCTCGTGCTGCATGGAAAAGAGTGGTTGTTGTTTTATTGATATGTGCCCCTTTTAGCGGTTTCGCGCAATACTGGCAGGCGGGTGGTTTCATCGGTACGAGTAACTATAGCGGCGACCTTGTACAAACAAAAGTTGATCTGAAATACACTCGTTTTGCACTTGGTGTATTTGTAAAAAGAGATATCAACCGTTACCTCACGATCCGTGGGGGCCTTTCCTACGGAAGGATTGCGGGCGCCGACAGTACCAATAGAGATACTTTCCTGTTGAAGCGTAACCTTAGTTTCCGTTCTCCGATATGGGAAGGACAACTGGGCTTTGAATTTAATTTCCTGGACCTGGACGAGAAAAAGATCACACCATATGTATTCGCCAGCGTAGCGTTGTTTAGTTTTTATCCGACAACGAAAGACTCGCTCGGTAATACCGTGAATCTCCGTCCCCTGGGTACAGAAGGACAAGGGTTAGCAGCTTATCCTACGCGTAAGGAATACAATCTCCGCCAGATCTCTATTCCGTTTGGTGCAGGTGTGAAAATACTCCTGACGGAGAACTGGATTGCGGGCTTCGAATTTGGTCTGCGTAAGACGTTTACCGATTACCTGGATGATGTGAGTCTGACGTATGTAGACAGAAATACGCTGGTAAGAACACGCGGACAAAAAGCGGCTAACTTTGCTTATCGTGGTGATGAAGTGACGCTCGGTAGTCATGTTACACCAGGTACTTATCCTGCGGATGGCACTACACGTGGTTCTGATAAATATAAAGACTGGTATATATTTTCAGGCTTCACACTCAGTTATCGCTTCGGTGGGGGCAGCAATGCGCATAATAACTGGAAAAGACAGAAAGTATCACAGTGTCCAAGATTCTAA
- a CDS encoding HesB/IscA family protein, translating to MITVSEKAGEYIKDLMVKENHAPGTFVRVGVKGGGCSGLEYVLKFESSEHEEGDQTFEDKGVKIVVQMKSLLYLYGTELDYSDGLNGKGLYFNNPNATRTCSCGESFAV from the coding sequence ATGATAACAGTATCAGAAAAAGCAGGCGAATATATAAAGGACCTTATGGTCAAGGAGAACCATGCTCCCGGTACTTTCGTACGCGTTGGCGTAAAAGGTGGCGGTTGTTCAGGACTGGAATATGTGTTGAAGTTTGAAAGTTCAGAGCATGAAGAAGGCGATCAGACCTTTGAAGATAAAGGTGTTAAAATTGTGGTGCAGATGAAGAGCCTCCTGTACCTGTATGGCACCGAGTTGGATTATTCCGATGGTCTCAACGGCAAGGGGCTTTATTTCAACAACCCGAATGCTACCCGTACCTGTAGCTGTGGGGAAAGCTTTGCGGTATAA
- a CDS encoding GNAT family N-acetyltransferase, producing MNYRNATQEDLPEIVAIYNTTIAGRMVTADTEPVTVESRQHWFDIHSPEKRPLWMVEDEGVSVGWVSFQSFYGRPAYDGTAEISIYLHENTRGKGYGKKILEYAMEQCPAIKVHTLLGFIFAHNIPSLKLFEQLGFKEWAHLPNIAVLDGVERSLNILGKRIY from the coding sequence ATGAACTACAGGAACGCTACGCAGGAAGATCTTCCGGAAATTGTCGCTATTTACAACACAACTATTGCAGGTCGTATGGTAACGGCCGATACAGAACCGGTTACTGTGGAAAGCAGACAGCATTGGTTTGACATTCATTCTCCGGAAAAACGTCCTTTATGGATGGTAGAAGATGAAGGTGTTTCCGTGGGATGGGTCAGTTTTCAATCTTTTTATGGTCGTCCGGCGTATGACGGCACTGCCGAGATCAGTATTTACCTGCATGAAAATACACGTGGTAAAGGATATGGTAAGAAAATCCTGGAATATGCAATGGAACAGTGTCCTGCCATTAAAGTACATACTTTACTCGGTTTCATCTTTGCGCATAACATTCCCAGTTTGAAGTTGTTTGAACAGTTAGGATTTAAAGAATGGGCGCACCTTCCGAATATTGCGGTGCTGGATGGTGTAGAAAGGAGCCTGAACATACTTGGTAAAAGAATCTATTGA
- a CDS encoding helix-turn-helix transcriptional regulator yields the protein MTHNPPAREMELMALKALSYADDHISDAFEMKDVSEYLGISYSYFYHSFTTVIGEPYWQYVKRHRLEVSAGLLRHSGYNISEIGDRTGYATVAAYTKAFTQYFNKSPRNFRKIETLPNEKRTLDMVNLIVQAFDKQGELFTPLFSFERTETDHLPDSTLYYNLLSRGQDPVAQMIMKMNREEQRMRGIISNHNLVNAKVITSTLDSVPVTDYERMSMYAGILIPNKDVTPALEQTILGEKLMIKRIPGGHYITLPVPTDFATAGIPMYEFIDRYIKEGVFKMSGTHFFISMLAPNSCVIYIPHFKQLI from the coding sequence ATGACCCACAACCCTCCGGCTCGTGAAATGGAGCTGATGGCCCTCAAAGCGCTTAGCTATGCGGACGATCATATATCTGACGCGTTCGAGATGAAAGACGTATCCGAATACTTGGGAATCTCTTATTCTTATTTTTATCACAGTTTTACAACCGTTATCGGAGAGCCATACTGGCAATATGTGAAACGGCACCGGCTGGAAGTATCTGCGGGTTTGTTGCGACACAGCGGTTACAATATCAGCGAGATAGGCGACAGAACAGGTTATGCTACCGTAGCCGCCTATACTAAAGCATTTACGCAGTACTTCAACAAGAGTCCGCGTAATTTCAGAAAGATAGAAACATTGCCCAATGAAAAGCGGACGCTGGACATGGTAAACCTGATCGTACAGGCATTTGATAAACAGGGAGAACTGTTCACTCCTTTGTTCAGTTTTGAGCGGACAGAAACCGATCACCTGCCGGATAGTACGCTGTATTATAACCTGTTATCCCGTGGCCAGGATCCTGTTGCACAGATGATCATGAAAATGAACCGGGAAGAACAGCGGATGCGTGGCATCATCAGTAATCATAACCTGGTCAATGCAAAAGTGATCACCAGTACACTGGACTCAGTGCCTGTAACTGATTATGAACGTATGAGCATGTATGCGGGTATCCTGATACCGAATAAGGATGTCACACCGGCATTGGAACAGACCATCCTGGGAGAAAAATTAATGATCAAACGTATACCTGGCGGACATTATATCACGCTGCCGGTACCAACGGATTTTGCGACTGCAGGTATTCCCATGTACGAGTTTATAGACCGCTACATCAAAGAAGGCGTTTTCAAAATGAGTGGTACTCATTTCTTTATATCGATGCTCGCGCCTAATTCGTGCGTCATTTATATCCCCCATTTCAAGCAACTCATCTGA
- a CDS encoding NADPH-dependent FMN reductase, protein MNVLIFNGTMDSSPYTTANQLTGYFEEQFRQKGFSTEVFSPVDGHIPFFAYPKGEMPESVKKMCDAFCKADVHVWLTPLYHGSMTGVMKNALDWLEMTSKLSNPYLTGKVVALVCWGDGSQAMQGINAMDSVAKALRAWVLPFSVPIMKEHLYDQETKTFTTSYKNKFDRMISLLGDAKIGAKIPLVNVNDNL, encoded by the coding sequence ATGAACGTCTTGATCTTCAACGGCACAATGGACAGTAGCCCCTATACAACTGCCAATCAGTTGACGGGGTACTTCGAAGAACAGTTCCGCCAAAAAGGATTTTCTACGGAAGTGTTCAGCCCTGTTGACGGCCATATTCCGTTCTTTGCATATCCCAAGGGAGAAATGCCCGAATCCGTTAAAAAAATGTGCGATGCCTTCTGCAAGGCGGATGTCCATGTATGGCTCACTCCGCTTTATCATGGCAGTATGACGGGCGTCATGAAGAATGCCCTGGACTGGCTGGAAATGACCAGCAAGCTCAGTAATCCTTATTTAACGGGAAAGGTTGTAGCTTTGGTGTGCTGGGGAGACGGTTCTCAGGCCATGCAGGGTATTAATGCGATGGATTCGGTAGCTAAAGCCCTGAGGGCATGGGTGTTACCATTTTCCGTACCCATTATGAAAGAACATCTTTATGACCAGGAGACGAAAACATTCACCACGTCATATAAGAATAAGTTCGACAGAATGATCTCTCTGCTGGGAGATGCCAAAATCGGGGCAAAGATCCCGTTGGTAAATGTGAATGATAATCTCTGA
- the sufB gene encoding Fe-S cluster assembly protein SufB, translated as MRNSNEIIDDIANREYEFGFTTDIEMEMAPVGLNEDTIRFISAKKEEPEWMLEWRLKGFQAFKKMQFPKWQHFEMPELDLQKLSYYAAPKKKKQLGSLDEVDPELLATFEKLGIPINEQKALAGVAVDVVFDSVSVATTFKAKLQELGIIFCSFGEAVRNHPDLVKKYLGTVVPHSDNIFAALNAAVFSDGSFVYIPKGVRCPMELSTYFRINAENTGQFERTLIIADDNSYVSYLEGCTAPRRDENQLHAAVVELIAMDHAEIKYSTVQNWYPGDKDGNGGIYNFVTKRGICKGKSSKISWTQVETGSAITWKYPSVILQGDDAEGEFYSVAVTRNKQIADTGTKIYHLGRNTRSRIISKGISAGLSDNTYRGLVQVGPRAANARNFTQCDSLLIGDRCGAHTFPYIESRNSTATVEHEATTSKIGEDQIFYLNQRGIETEKAVALIVNGYAQEVLNQLPMEFAVEARKLLSITLEGSVG; from the coding sequence ATGAGAAACAGCAACGAAATAATTGATGACATAGCCAACCGGGAATATGAGTTTGGCTTCACTACTGACATTGAGATGGAAATGGCGCCGGTGGGTCTGAATGAAGACACCATCCGTTTTATTTCTGCCAAAAAAGAAGAGCCGGAATGGATGCTGGAATGGCGTCTGAAGGGTTTCCAGGCTTTTAAAAAGATGCAGTTCCCTAAATGGCAGCATTTCGAAATGCCGGAACTGGATCTTCAGAAACTCTCCTACTACGCTGCTCCTAAGAAGAAAAAACAGCTGGGCAGCCTGGACGAAGTGGATCCTGAACTGCTGGCAACCTTCGAAAAACTGGGCATTCCTATCAATGAACAGAAAGCATTGGCCGGCGTTGCTGTAGACGTTGTCTTTGACAGCGTTTCCGTTGCCACTACTTTCAAAGCCAAATTACAGGAACTGGGCATTATCTTCTGCTCCTTCGGAGAAGCGGTAAGAAACCATCCTGACCTGGTTAAAAAATACCTGGGTACTGTAGTCCCTCACTCTGATAACATCTTTGCCGCGCTGAATGCAGCTGTATTCTCCGATGGCTCTTTTGTATACATTCCAAAAGGCGTACGCTGTCCGATGGAACTGAGCACCTACTTCCGTATCAACGCGGAAAACACAGGTCAGTTCGAACGTACCCTGATCATTGCTGACGATAATTCCTACGTAAGTTACCTGGAAGGTTGTACGGCGCCAAGACGTGACGAAAACCAGCTGCACGCAGCAGTGGTGGAACTCATTGCGATGGACCATGCAGAGATCAAATACTCTACCGTACAAAACTGGTATCCTGGTGATAAAGACGGTAACGGCGGTATTTACAACTTCGTAACCAAACGTGGTATCTGTAAGGGTAAAAGCAGCAAGATCTCCTGGACACAGGTAGAAACCGGTTCTGCGATCACCTGGAAATATCCAAGTGTGATCCTGCAGGGGGATGATGCTGAGGGTGAATTCTACTCAGTAGCCGTAACCCGTAACAAGCAGATCGCTGATACCGGTACCAAGATCTACCACCTGGGCCGCAATACCCGCAGCCGTATCATCTCCAAAGGTATTTCCGCTGGTTTAAGCGACAATACTTATCGCGGACTGGTACAGGTAGGACCACGTGCTGCCAATGCACGTAACTTTACACAGTGTGACTCCCTGCTGATCGGCGATCGCTGCGGTGCACACACCTTCCCTTACATCGAATCAAGGAACAGTACTGCTACCGTTGAACACGAAGCAACTACTTCCAAAATCGGGGAAGACCAGATCTTCTATCTTAATCAACGTGGTATAGAAACAGAAAAAGCAGTTGCACTGATCGTAAATGGTTACGCACAGGAAGTGCTGAACCAGCTTCCGATGGAATTTGCCGTAGAAGCGCGCAAACTGCTCTCTATCACACTGGAAGGTAGCGTAGGATAA
- a CDS encoding helix-turn-helix transcriptional regulator, with protein MENYRPITKATADKFLQLLKTKGPQSAAMLAAALGITGEGARLQLLKLAEEGLVVSATSSRGVGRPVQIWDLTPLGHAHFPDTHVELTLQLIETIRRELGEAALEKVVAAREFQQQEKYINALTGITGLAERLAQFATIRSSEGYLAEWKEEEDGFVFIENHCPICCAATQCANICESELKTFRTIMGEEVDVKRVDHIIAGNRRCVYKITRIKELITSR; from the coding sequence TTGGAAAATTATAGACCCATCACAAAAGCAACTGCTGACAAGTTTTTGCAGTTACTCAAAACGAAGGGGCCTCAGTCGGCCGCTATGTTGGCTGCTGCGCTAGGTATAACAGGAGAGGGCGCCCGCCTGCAGCTGCTGAAGCTTGCAGAAGAAGGGCTTGTGGTGTCGGCTACCAGCTCAAGAGGCGTGGGCCGGCCCGTTCAGATATGGGATCTTACACCATTAGGTCATGCCCATTTTCCAGACACACATGTAGAGCTGACACTGCAATTAATAGAAACCATCCGCCGGGAACTCGGCGAAGCTGCTCTTGAAAAAGTCGTGGCCGCCCGTGAATTCCAGCAACAGGAGAAATATATCAATGCACTGACAGGCATTACCGGCCTGGCAGAAAGACTGGCGCAATTTGCGACTATCCGCTCTTCCGAAGGCTACCTGGCCGAATGGAAAGAGGAAGAAGATGGCTTTGTATTCATTGAAAATCATTGCCCTATCTGCTGCGCTGCCACGCAGTGCGCTAATATCTGCGAGTCTGAACTGAAAACCTTCCGTACCATCATGGGTGAGGAAGTAGACGTAAAACGTGTCGATCACATTATTGCCGGTAACCGTCGTTGCGTATATAAGATCACGCGTATTAAAGAGTTGATTACCAGTCGATAA
- a CDS encoding menaquinone biosynthesis decarboxylase: MAYKHLKHFIDTLEKAGELIRIKTYVDPKLEIAEITDRVSKSPNGGKALLFENTGYDFPVLINSMGSYRRMCMALGVQELDDVANEIESLVKLLSKPKEGILDKLAMLPKLGQFASWMPKVVSGRGACQEVIMSEPDLSKIPVMQCWPKDGGPFITLPVIHTKDPNTGTRNVGMYRMQVFDKTMTGMHWHKHKVSAKHFMEYKKLKKRMPVAVILGGDPAYTYSATAPLPENVDEYMLAGFLRKQKVELVKCITQPEIEVPADADFVIEGYVDPEEELIWEGPFGDHTGYYSLADWYPRFHVTAITHRKDAIYPSTIVGIPPQEDAWIGKATERVFLAPIKMTMVPEMIDMEMPVEGVFHNLVIAQIKKDYPGQAQKVMNAMWGAGQMMFNKILVVADEHTSIQNYKELAQYVFKHLNPATDIYLSQGPMDVLDHSCSKMGFGGKMCIDGTRKYEEEIESALITTDQTFSRENVMKRFPEIRDINDSLLKENIPCILVSVEKARPLHIKELTEQLYNLPDLSNVKMVLFVEHTVDVQDLPSALWRFCNNLDPRRDSFIVRPAVPGHPGKVGAGIGMDGTLKTRALDNFERDWPNIIVADDATIRIIDEKWASLNLGPFIPSPSHKYKPQMYGEEAVVPQ; encoded by the coding sequence ATGGCATATAAGCACCTGAAACACTTTATAGACACATTAGAAAAGGCAGGAGAGCTGATAAGGATCAAGACTTATGTAGACCCTAAGCTGGAGATCGCAGAAATTACCGACAGGGTAAGTAAATCGCCCAACGGAGGTAAAGCGCTGCTGTTCGAAAACACAGGTTATGATTTCCCTGTACTGATCAATTCCATGGGCAGCTACAGGCGCATGTGTATGGCGCTGGGCGTACAGGAATTAGACGATGTGGCGAATGAGATCGAATCCCTGGTGAAATTATTATCAAAGCCGAAAGAAGGTATTCTCGATAAACTGGCCATGTTGCCAAAATTGGGTCAGTTTGCCTCCTGGATGCCGAAAGTCGTAAGCGGAAGAGGCGCCTGCCAGGAAGTGATCATGAGCGAACCGGACCTCAGCAAGATACCGGTTATGCAGTGCTGGCCGAAAGATGGTGGTCCTTTTATCACCCTTCCCGTTATTCATACCAAAGACCCGAATACCGGTACCCGCAACGTGGGCATGTACCGTATGCAGGTGTTCGATAAAACCATGACAGGTATGCACTGGCACAAACACAAAGTGTCCGCCAAGCACTTCATGGAATATAAAAAACTCAAGAAACGTATGCCGGTTGCGGTGATTCTAGGTGGAGATCCCGCATATACCTATTCCGCTACTGCGCCACTTCCTGAAAATGTGGACGAATACATGCTGGCAGGTTTCCTGCGTAAGCAGAAAGTAGAACTGGTCAAATGTATCACCCAGCCGGAAATTGAAGTCCCTGCAGATGCTGACTTCGTGATAGAAGGCTACGTAGATCCGGAAGAAGAGCTGATCTGGGAAGGGCCATTCGGCGACCATACCGGTTATTACTCACTGGCCGACTGGTACCCGCGCTTCCACGTAACTGCCATTACGCACAGAAAAGACGCCATCTATCCGTCCACCATCGTAGGTATCCCTCCGCAGGAGGACGCCTGGATCGGAAAAGCGACAGAAAGGGTGTTCCTGGCGCCGATCAAAATGACAATGGTTCCCGAAATGATAGATATGGAAATGCCGGTAGAAGGCGTATTTCATAACCTGGTGATCGCACAGATCAAAAAGGACTATCCGGGACAGGCACAGAAAGTGATGAATGCCATGTGGGGCGCCGGACAAATGATGTTCAACAAAATACTGGTCGTTGCGGATGAACATACCAGTATCCAGAACTATAAAGAACTCGCGCAGTATGTATTCAAACATCTGAACCCTGCTACGGATATCTACCTTAGCCAGGGCCCGATGGACGTACTGGACCACTCCTGTTCTAAAATGGGCTTCGGTGGCAAGATGTGTATCGATGGCACCCGCAAGTATGAGGAAGAGATTGAATCAGCACTGATTACTACTGATCAGACTTTCAGCCGTGAGAACGTCATGAAACGTTTCCCTGAGATCAGGGATATCAATGATTCCCTGCTGAAAGAAAATATTCCATGTATCCTGGTATCCGTAGAAAAAGCACGTCCGCTGCATATCAAGGAATTGACAGAGCAATTATACAATCTGCCGGATCTCAGCAATGTAAAAATGGTTCTCTTCGTAGAACATACCGTTGATGTACAGGATCTGCCTTCTGCACTCTGGCGTTTCTGTAACAACCTGGATCCTCGTCGTGACAGCTTTATCGTACGCCCGGCAGTACCTGGTCATCCGGGCAAAGTAGGCGCCGGTATCGGTATGGATGGTACCCTGAAAACCCGGGCGCTTGACAATTTTGAACGTGACTGGCCAAATATCATTGTTGCAGATGATGCTACCATCAGGATCATTGATGAAAAGTGGGCATCACTCAACCTCGGACCTTTCATTCCTTCTCCTTCTCATAAATATAAACCACAGATGTATGGAGAAGAAGCAGTTGTTCCGCAATAG
- a CDS encoding GNAT family N-acetyltransferase, which translates to MMEIPTLTTGDISLRTIDERDIAALFSLFSHEKVVRFMDIEKFVNVSEAVQLISFFREKLASGEGMRWAITINGRNELIGTCGFHHINRTHYKMELGYDLLPAYWGKGIMTNSIHRLLQYGFEELQMNRIEAYVDPANINSYRLLQRLGFEQEGLVREAFFQKGKFVNAFITSLLQKDYRYDMQF; encoded by the coding sequence ATGATGGAAATACCCACGCTTACAACCGGCGATATCAGTCTGCGGACAATAGACGAAAGGGACATTGCAGCGCTCTTCAGCCTTTTTTCTCACGAAAAAGTGGTGCGCTTTATGGACATCGAAAAGTTTGTGAATGTATCGGAAGCCGTACAGCTGATCTCTTTTTTCAGAGAAAAGCTGGCCAGCGGCGAGGGTATGCGCTGGGCCATCACTATTAACGGACGCAATGAACTGATCGGTACCTGTGGCTTTCATCATATCAACCGTACACATTATAAAATGGAACTGGGATACGACCTCCTCCCCGCTTACTGGGGAAAAGGTATTATGACAAACAGTATCCATCGTCTACTACAATATGGCTTCGAAGAATTACAGATGAACCGCATCGAAGCCTATGTGGATCCCGCCAATATTAATTCTTATCGTTTGCTGCAACGCCTTGGGTTTGAACAGGAAGGACTTGTACGCGAAGCGTTCTTTCAGAAAGGAAAGTTTGTGAATGCTTTTATTACGAGTTTACTGCAGAAGGATTACCGTTATGATATGCAATTTTAG
- a CDS encoding EamA family transporter, translated as MWWLYALLSALFASLTAIFAKIGVAGVNSDLATAIRTVIILIMAWGIVFFRGEGKGLQHLSKTNLVFLVLSGMATGLSWIFYFKALQMGKVSQVAPVDKLSVALTIILSIIFLHEALTIKMAIGAVLIIAGTLVLIL; from the coding sequence ATGTGGTGGTTATATGCATTACTTTCTGCTTTATTTGCTTCACTGACAGCAATTTTTGCTAAAATTGGTGTGGCCGGAGTGAATTCTGACCTGGCGACAGCTATCAGAACAGTGATTATCCTGATCATGGCCTGGGGAATTGTCTTTTTCCGGGGTGAGGGGAAGGGATTGCAGCACCTGTCGAAGACGAACCTGGTCTTTCTGGTATTGTCGGGTATGGCGACGGGGCTTTCCTGGATCTTTTACTTTAAGGCCTTGCAAATGGGTAAAGTATCACAGGTTGCACCAGTAGATAAGTTAAGCGTTGCATTGACCATTATTTTATCAATAATATTTTTACATGAGGCACTGACAATAAAGATGGCGATCGGGGCGGTGTTGATTATAGCGGGGACCTTGGTATTGATTCTATAA
- a CDS encoding AI-2E family transporter, translating into MNQVKLPFNARLAYTLLCIILIIYVARLGHELIIPLAFAMLVSIMLLPMANQLEKWRFSRGLAAFTVIFLFVIMLLGILLLLAAQMGSFVADFPQLQQQLLTSLNSLQQWINVKFHIDTARQMDYLEQMAMGTLGSATGFISSTLLSLSSLLIFVIFVLLYSFFLLLYRSLIFTFLIRLFREKHRDKLLDVVMQTRYIIKGYVSGLMIEMLVVAVVNCAMLWIFGVKYATLLGIMAALFNLIPYLGIYVATIICMLLTLTNSSLAASIQVGAGLLLVHFLDSNILLPRIMGSKVKINALVTILGVVSGNLIWGVPGMFLAIPFIAILKIVFEHIEYMQPWALLLGDVTLKSKKAPVIEEKGPDPVSE; encoded by the coding sequence ATGAATCAAGTAAAGCTGCCATTTAATGCCCGGCTGGCCTACACCCTGTTATGCATTATACTGATTATCTATGTTGCCCGCCTGGGACATGAGCTGATCATTCCTCTTGCATTTGCCATGCTGGTGTCTATTATGCTGTTGCCGATGGCTAATCAGCTGGAAAAGTGGCGCTTCTCAAGAGGACTGGCGGCATTTACCGTCATTTTCCTCTTTGTGATAATGTTGTTAGGCATCTTATTGCTGCTGGCAGCACAAATGGGATCGTTTGTGGCGGATTTCCCACAGTTGCAGCAACAACTGTTGACTTCGCTCAACTCTTTACAGCAATGGATAAACGTAAAGTTCCATATTGATACCGCTCGTCAGATGGATTACCTGGAACAGATGGCTATGGGTACCCTGGGCAGCGCGACCGGTTTTATCAGTAGTACCCTCCTCTCCTTATCTTCTCTGCTGATCTTCGTCATCTTCGTATTATTATATAGTTTCTTCCTGCTGTTATACCGTTCCCTGATCTTCACTTTTCTGATACGCCTGTTCAGGGAAAAACACCGCGACAAGCTGCTGGACGTAGTGATGCAGACCCGTTATATTATTAAAGGATATGTATCCGGACTGATGATAGAAATGCTGGTGGTCGCGGTTGTGAACTGTGCGATGTTATGGATATTCGGTGTGAAATACGCCACCCTGCTGGGTATCATGGCTGCCCTCTTCAATCTTATCCCCTATCTCGGCATATATGTAGCCACTATTATTTGTATGTTGCTCACGCTCACTAACAGTTCCCTCGCGGCGTCTATACAGGTGGGTGCAGGCCTGCTGCTGGTCCATTTCTTAGACAGTAACATCCTCTTACCGCGTATTATGGGTTCTAAAGTGAAGATCAATGCATTAGTCACCATCCTCGGTGTTGTATCCGGTAACCTGATATGGGGCGTTCCCGGCATGTTTCTCGCTATTCCATTTATCGCCATTCTGAAAATCGTATTTGAACATATAGAATATATGCAACCCTGGGCCCTGTTGCTGGGGGACGTTACCTTAAAAAGCAAGAAAGCACCGGTCATAGAAGAAAAAGGACCGGATCCAGTCAGTGAATAA